The region TAGTAGGGAAAGATTTGTTATGGGACCCAAAAAAACAGAAGAACTGTAAAAGAGCAAAAAAAATTGTGAGAGATGCGTCGGTATCATGGAACATCCATGATAGAAGAAAATCTTTCCTGAATATGATCCTGTGTGTTAGCAAAGAAGAGAGGCCCCATCAACGTCGTAATCCAGGTGATCTAGGCAGTGTTGAGAAGTTATGACAAATCGATTTCAGGCAAATAACACAAACCTGAACAACAGCAACATCGTAGTCTACAATGTGGTCGTTGTACGATGAGTGCATGTAGCCAGAGATGGCTCTTTTGACGAAACCACCGCTTCCGTGGGTCGAAGTGCCAGCTCGGAAACTGATCAGAAAGACGCTGAGGCCATCCACCAAGTGAGAATCTGTCAGCTCTCTGTTGGCATTGATGATGGATGCTCCACAGGTGTGCCAACCGCCGTACTGGAAAGACAGTTGCCACAGGTAGTTGGCTATGTTGGCAGACGATCCTCCAATGATGCAGCCGTTACCCCTGCTCCACAGCCTGGCCCGAGTAGGCAGAGCTAGAGCAGAGCTCAGCAGGAACATGAAGAAGATGGCCAGGTGCAGCATTGTGGAAGCTGTGACTGCCAGAGCGTCCGGCTTCACCCTTTGTATACCATTAAACCTGCAGACATAGATGATGACGACGACCTTCGTATCTCATTTGGGGAATCATTACCCTGTAACTTTGTCAAATTACTTCTGTCGCCTCAGATATGATGATACCGGTAACCGCAAAAACAGATACATCGGTCATATGATGTCATTgctctgattttattattaaatcacgCACAGCAGGAGTGGTAAAACTTATCTGGTTGATGAGTCCTTGATAACAGTATGGATGATGGAGCTATCTGGGAGAAACGTACAACGATCTATTTGATTTCTAGTAGTAGCAAGGTAACGGTAAGTTCCTTTCATTCTATTATTTGCATcctaaatatctcgaaaagtaaTACATAACTAGGCCAACTAATTCGATTAGTTCAGCCATTTTAAGCAAAAGGCACCTAATTATTAACAATGCtatttctttcgtgccttggacttgttAGAAATACATGATTCGGGAAACTGAATACACCTCGAAGCTGGTGATAATAATCAAAGTATAAGAGTCTGCCCCATTCCAATCGTATATATTATTTCGAATGTGTGTTAAATATTATCCgtattccagaatgacattttcactctgcaacggagtatgcgctgatatgaaacttcctggtagattaaaactgtgtgtcggagagagactcgaactcgggacctttgccctcgcAGGGAAGTGtaaccccaaggctgtggctaagccatgtcaccacaatatcctttctttcaggagtgccagttctgcaaggttctcaggagagcttctgttaagtttgggaggtaggagacgaggtactggcagaagtaaagctgtgaggacgggccgtgagtcgtccttgggtagctcagtcggtagggcacttgccctcgaaaggcaaaggt is a window of Schistocerca gregaria isolate iqSchGreg1 chromosome 8, iqSchGreg1.2, whole genome shotgun sequence DNA encoding:
- the LOC126285131 gene encoding trypsin alpha-like — translated: MLHLAIFFMFLLSSALALPTRARLWSRGNGCIIGGSSANIANYLWQLSFQYGGWHTCGASIINANRELTDSHLVDGLSVFLISFRAGTSTHGSGGFVKRAISGYMHSSYNDHIVDYDVAVVQVCVICLKSICHNFSTLPRSPGLRR